Proteins encoded in a region of the Sander lucioperca isolate FBNREF2018 chromosome 4, SLUC_FBN_1.2, whole genome shotgun sequence genome:
- the LOC116039540 gene encoding ETS-related transcription factor Elf-2 isoform X5: MATLQHEGHENQLDLLIRAVEASVHGTSVHCSDKTFEAAEALLRMDSPSSLREDRSPEAFIPPCIATPDFLHAAMRPDMITETEVEISTEEYCEEEDDDENIGTMMEDPEPDYEPVRKRRAGRKPKTHQSAISNGSLDLGIKKKPREGKGSTTYLWEFLLDLLQDKNTCPRYIKWTQREKGIFKLVDSKAVSKLWGKHKNKPDMNYETMGRALRYYYQRGILAKVEGQRLVYQFKEMPKNIVIIDDDKAEMPYPDDLMGSESASYERVAPPSDMLLQDAELSSSKKPNILRGGNRANAAHPTVAAGSRTVAGGGAAAAMVAGIQRIVSVSGASDGSQIQQSHTAIIPTATGPRTVRVAMQVPVVMTTSLGQKISTVAVQQPTGTTGAAGHTTLLTNSSAGNANSQQKVVIQTIPTMIPATAENGDKITVQLAKIITIPAHQLAQCHLQTSAGSNKPGVGGSPAGISLLGSPLTVRALAPVNVGPGTQVMRLSVPTQPQTLVVSQAGSGAGVVTVSAANHAMASANHAMASHPRIMNSVMVNGSELMIGAPAAGGVTMEKLKAAGVQLQTVQLPVTMAIQKNQGSPKSVPNVQSDAVDAEVVIKLQTPDVAMKSEEPEC; the protein is encoded by the exons ATGGCGACTTTACAGCATGAGGGTCACGAAAACCAGCTCGATCTACTCATCAGAGCCG tggagGCTTCTGTCCATGGCACCAGCGTTCACTGCTCTGACAAGACCTTTGAGGCTGCAGAGGCTCTGCTTCGCATGGACTCACCTTCCAGCCTCAGAGAGGACCGTAGCCCAG AAGCTTTTATCCCGCCTTGCATTGCGACGCCAGACTTCCTTCACGCCGCCATGCGTCCCGACATGATTACAGAGACCGAGGTGGAGATATCGACAGAGGAGTACTGCGAGGAGGAGGACGATGATGAGAATATTGGCACCATGATGGAAGACCCGGAGCCAGACTACGAGCCCGTCAGGAAGAGGAGAG CTGGACGGAAGCCAAAGACGCACCAGTCAGCTATTTCCAACGGCTCACTGGACCTGGGCATCAAGAAGAAACCAAGAGAAGGCAAAG GAAGCACCACCTACCTATGGGAGTTCCTGTTGGACCTCCTCCAGGACAAGAACACCTGTCCCAGGTACATCAAGTGGACCCAGAGGGAGAAGGGCATCTTCAAACTGGTCGACTCAAAGGCTGTGTCCAAGCTGTGGGGCAAACACAAGAACAAGCCAGACATGAACTATGAGACCATGGGACGGGCACTCAG ATATTACTACCAGCGCGGCATCCTTGCCAAAGTAGAGGGCCAGCGGCTGGTTTACCAGTTCAAAGAGATGCCCAAAAACATAGTCATCATCGACGACGACAAGGCGGAGATGCCCTACCCCGACGACCTGATGGGCTCCGAGAGCGCATCCTACGAGCGCGTGGCGCCTCCGTCAGACATGCTGCTGCAGGATGCCGAGCTGTCATCCTCCAAGAAGCCCAACATCCTGCGGGGCGGGAACAGGGCCAACGCGGCCCACCCTACTGTCGCCGCTGGCAGCAGGACAGTGGCAGGAGGCGGCGCAGCAGCAGCGATGGTGGCGGGGATACAAAGGATAGTGTCTGTTTCAGGAGCATCGGATGGGAGTCAGATCCAGCAGTCGCACACGGCTATCATCCCTACCGCCACCGGGCCCAG GACGGTGCGGGTGGCAATGCAGGTGCCTGTCGTCATGACAACCTCACTGGGTCAGAAAATCTCCACTGTTGCCGTGCAGCAGCCCACAGGGACAACGGGGGCCGCCGGCCACACCACCCTCCTCACCAACTCTTCTGCCGGGAACGCCAACTCGCAACAGAAG GTTGTGATCCAGACCATCCCCACCATGATCCCAGCCACAGCCGAGAACGGGGACAAGATCACCGTCCAGCTGGCCAAGATCATCACAATCCCGGCGCACCAGTTGGCTCAGTGTCACCTCCAGACCTCCGCGGGCTCCAACAAGCCCGGCGTCGGGGGCTCCCCAGCAGGCATCAGCCTCCTCGGGAGCCCCCTGACGGTCCGGGCCCTCGCGCCCGTCAACGTCGGCCCGGGAACGCAGGTGATGAGACTCAGCGTGCCCACGCAACCACAGACTCTAGTGGTGTCGCAGGCGGGCAGCGGGGCGGGGGTCGTGACGGTGTCGGCGGCCAATCACGCGATGGCGTCGGCCAATCACGCGATGGCGTCACACCCTCGGATCATGAATTCCGTCATGGTCAACGGCTCGGAGCTCATGATAGGAGCGCCAGCAGCCGGAGGAGTCACAATGGAGAAGCTGAAGGCCGCAGGCGTCCAGCTCCAAACCGTGCAGTTGCCGGTGACAATGGCCATCCAGAAGAACCAGGGGAGCCCCAAAAGTGTCCCGAACGTCCAGTCAGATGCCGTGGACGCTGAGGTGGTTATCAAACTGCAAACGCCTGACGTGGCGATGAAGAGCGAAGAGCCCGAGTGTTGA
- the LOC116039540 gene encoding ETS-related transcription factor Elf-2 isoform X3: protein MASVVLVDTGGTVVEYVAAEEDPEQEGECEVDLEFEGEVEGECEAEEAYEEVQDREEAEDYPAVIVEEVPGASMADEQGYSAQVFVCDDEAYLMQEVGDEQEVETEGEPVEASVHGTSVHCSDKTFEAAEALLRMDSPSSLREDRSPAFIPPCIATPDFLHAAMRPDMITETEVEISTEEYCEEEDDDENIGTMMEDPEPDYEPVRKRRAGRKPKTHQSAISNGSLDLGIKKKPREGKAGSTTYLWEFLLDLLQDKNTCPRYIKWTQREKGIFKLVDSKAVSKLWGKHKNKPDMNYETMGRALRYYYQRGILAKVEGQRLVYQFKEMPKNIVIIDDDKAEMPYPDDLMGSESASYERVAPPSDMLLQDAELSSSKKPNILRGGNRANAAHPTVAAGSRTVAGGGAAAAMVAGIQRIVSVSGASDGSQIQQSHTAIIPTATGPRTVRVAMQVPVVMTTSLGQKISTVAVQQPTGTTGAAGHTTLLTNSSAGNANSQQKVVIQTIPTMIPATAENGDKITVQLAKIITIPAHQLAQCHLQTSAGSNKPGVGGSPAGISLLGSPLTVRALAPVNVGPGTQVMRLSVPTQPQTLVVSQAGSGAGVVTVSAANHAMASANHAMASHPRIMNSVMVNGSELMIGAPAAGGVTMEKLKAAGVQLQTVQLPVTMAIQKNQGSPKSVPNVQSDAVDAEVVIKLQTPDVAMKSEEPEC, encoded by the exons ATGGCCTCAGTGGTGCTGGTCGACACTGGTGGGACGGTGGTGGAGTATGTCGCAGCTGAAGAGGACCCCGAGCAG GAGGGAGAGTGTGAGGTGGACTTGGAGTTTGAAGGGGAGGTAGAAGGCGAGTGTGAAGCTGAGGAGGCCTATGAAGAAGtacaggacagagaggaggctGAGGATTACCCAGCAGTCATAGTGGAGGAGGTACCCGGCGCCAGCATGGCCGACGAGCAAGGTTACTCAGcccaggtgtttgtgtgtgacgaCGAGGCCTACCTGATGCAGGAAGTGGGCGATGAGCAGGAGGTGGAGACAGAAGGGGAGCCAG tggagGCTTCTGTCCATGGCACCAGCGTTCACTGCTCTGACAAGACCTTTGAGGCTGCAGAGGCTCTGCTTCGCATGGACTCACCTTCCAGCCTCAGAGAGGACCGTAGCCCAG CTTTTATCCCGCCTTGCATTGCGACGCCAGACTTCCTTCACGCCGCCATGCGTCCCGACATGATTACAGAGACCGAGGTGGAGATATCGACAGAGGAGTACTGCGAGGAGGAGGACGATGATGAGAATATTGGCACCATGATGGAAGACCCGGAGCCAGACTACGAGCCCGTCAGGAAGAGGAGAG CTGGACGGAAGCCAAAGACGCACCAGTCAGCTATTTCCAACGGCTCACTGGACCTGGGCATCAAGAAGAAACCAAGAGAAGGCAAAG CAGGAAGCACCACCTACCTATGGGAGTTCCTGTTGGACCTCCTCCAGGACAAGAACACCTGTCCCAGGTACATCAAGTGGACCCAGAGGGAGAAGGGCATCTTCAAACTGGTCGACTCAAAGGCTGTGTCCAAGCTGTGGGGCAAACACAAGAACAAGCCAGACATGAACTATGAGACCATGGGACGGGCACTCAG ATATTACTACCAGCGCGGCATCCTTGCCAAAGTAGAGGGCCAGCGGCTGGTTTACCAGTTCAAAGAGATGCCCAAAAACATAGTCATCATCGACGACGACAAGGCGGAGATGCCCTACCCCGACGACCTGATGGGCTCCGAGAGCGCATCCTACGAGCGCGTGGCGCCTCCGTCAGACATGCTGCTGCAGGATGCCGAGCTGTCATCCTCCAAGAAGCCCAACATCCTGCGGGGCGGGAACAGGGCCAACGCGGCCCACCCTACTGTCGCCGCTGGCAGCAGGACAGTGGCAGGAGGCGGCGCAGCAGCAGCGATGGTGGCGGGGATACAAAGGATAGTGTCTGTTTCAGGAGCATCGGATGGGAGTCAGATCCAGCAGTCGCACACGGCTATCATCCCTACCGCCACCGGGCCCAG GACGGTGCGGGTGGCAATGCAGGTGCCTGTCGTCATGACAACCTCACTGGGTCAGAAAATCTCCACTGTTGCCGTGCAGCAGCCCACAGGGACAACGGGGGCCGCCGGCCACACCACCCTCCTCACCAACTCTTCTGCCGGGAACGCCAACTCGCAACAGAAG GTTGTGATCCAGACCATCCCCACCATGATCCCAGCCACAGCCGAGAACGGGGACAAGATCACCGTCCAGCTGGCCAAGATCATCACAATCCCGGCGCACCAGTTGGCTCAGTGTCACCTCCAGACCTCCGCGGGCTCCAACAAGCCCGGCGTCGGGGGCTCCCCAGCAGGCATCAGCCTCCTCGGGAGCCCCCTGACGGTCCGGGCCCTCGCGCCCGTCAACGTCGGCCCGGGAACGCAGGTGATGAGACTCAGCGTGCCCACGCAACCACAGACTCTAGTGGTGTCGCAGGCGGGCAGCGGGGCGGGGGTCGTGACGGTGTCGGCGGCCAATCACGCGATGGCGTCGGCCAATCACGCGATGGCGTCACACCCTCGGATCATGAATTCCGTCATGGTCAACGGCTCGGAGCTCATGATAGGAGCGCCAGCAGCCGGAGGAGTCACAATGGAGAAGCTGAAGGCCGCAGGCGTCCAGCTCCAAACCGTGCAGTTGCCGGTGACAATGGCCATCCAGAAGAACCAGGGGAGCCCCAAAAGTGTCCCGAACGTCCAGTCAGATGCCGTGGACGCTGAGGTGGTTATCAAACTGCAAACGCCTGACGTGGCGATGAAGAGCGAAGAGCCCGAGTGTTGA
- the LOC116039540 gene encoding ETS-related transcription factor Elf-2 isoform X2 — MASVVLVDTGGTVVEYVAAEEDPEQEGECEVDLEFEGEVEGECEAEEAYEEVQDREEAEDYPAVIVEEVPGASMADEQGYSAQVFVCDDEAYLMQEVGDEQEVETEGEPVEASVHGTSVHCSDKTFEAAEALLRMDSPSSLREDRSPEAFIPPCIATPDFLHAAMRPDMITETEVEISTEEYCEEEDDDENIGTMMEDPEPDYEPVRKRRAGRKPKTHQSAISNGSLDLGIKKKPREGKGSTTYLWEFLLDLLQDKNTCPRYIKWTQREKGIFKLVDSKAVSKLWGKHKNKPDMNYETMGRALRYYYQRGILAKVEGQRLVYQFKEMPKNIVIIDDDKAEMPYPDDLMGSESASYERVAPPSDMLLQDAELSSSKKPNILRGGNRANAAHPTVAAGSRTVAGGGAAAAMVAGIQRIVSVSGASDGSQIQQSHTAIIPTATGPRTVRVAMQVPVVMTTSLGQKISTVAVQQPTGTTGAAGHTTLLTNSSAGNANSQQKVVIQTIPTMIPATAENGDKITVQLAKIITIPAHQLAQCHLQTSAGSNKPGVGGSPAGISLLGSPLTVRALAPVNVGPGTQVMRLSVPTQPQTLVVSQAGSGAGVVTVSAANHAMASANHAMASHPRIMNSVMVNGSELMIGAPAAGGVTMEKLKAAGVQLQTVQLPVTMAIQKNQGSPKSVPNVQSDAVDAEVVIKLQTPDVAMKSEEPEC; from the exons ATGGCCTCAGTGGTGCTGGTCGACACTGGTGGGACGGTGGTGGAGTATGTCGCAGCTGAAGAGGACCCCGAGCAG GAGGGAGAGTGTGAGGTGGACTTGGAGTTTGAAGGGGAGGTAGAAGGCGAGTGTGAAGCTGAGGAGGCCTATGAAGAAGtacaggacagagaggaggctGAGGATTACCCAGCAGTCATAGTGGAGGAGGTACCCGGCGCCAGCATGGCCGACGAGCAAGGTTACTCAGcccaggtgtttgtgtgtgacgaCGAGGCCTACCTGATGCAGGAAGTGGGCGATGAGCAGGAGGTGGAGACAGAAGGGGAGCCAG tggagGCTTCTGTCCATGGCACCAGCGTTCACTGCTCTGACAAGACCTTTGAGGCTGCAGAGGCTCTGCTTCGCATGGACTCACCTTCCAGCCTCAGAGAGGACCGTAGCCCAG AAGCTTTTATCCCGCCTTGCATTGCGACGCCAGACTTCCTTCACGCCGCCATGCGTCCCGACATGATTACAGAGACCGAGGTGGAGATATCGACAGAGGAGTACTGCGAGGAGGAGGACGATGATGAGAATATTGGCACCATGATGGAAGACCCGGAGCCAGACTACGAGCCCGTCAGGAAGAGGAGAG CTGGACGGAAGCCAAAGACGCACCAGTCAGCTATTTCCAACGGCTCACTGGACCTGGGCATCAAGAAGAAACCAAGAGAAGGCAAAG GAAGCACCACCTACCTATGGGAGTTCCTGTTGGACCTCCTCCAGGACAAGAACACCTGTCCCAGGTACATCAAGTGGACCCAGAGGGAGAAGGGCATCTTCAAACTGGTCGACTCAAAGGCTGTGTCCAAGCTGTGGGGCAAACACAAGAACAAGCCAGACATGAACTATGAGACCATGGGACGGGCACTCAG ATATTACTACCAGCGCGGCATCCTTGCCAAAGTAGAGGGCCAGCGGCTGGTTTACCAGTTCAAAGAGATGCCCAAAAACATAGTCATCATCGACGACGACAAGGCGGAGATGCCCTACCCCGACGACCTGATGGGCTCCGAGAGCGCATCCTACGAGCGCGTGGCGCCTCCGTCAGACATGCTGCTGCAGGATGCCGAGCTGTCATCCTCCAAGAAGCCCAACATCCTGCGGGGCGGGAACAGGGCCAACGCGGCCCACCCTACTGTCGCCGCTGGCAGCAGGACAGTGGCAGGAGGCGGCGCAGCAGCAGCGATGGTGGCGGGGATACAAAGGATAGTGTCTGTTTCAGGAGCATCGGATGGGAGTCAGATCCAGCAGTCGCACACGGCTATCATCCCTACCGCCACCGGGCCCAG GACGGTGCGGGTGGCAATGCAGGTGCCTGTCGTCATGACAACCTCACTGGGTCAGAAAATCTCCACTGTTGCCGTGCAGCAGCCCACAGGGACAACGGGGGCCGCCGGCCACACCACCCTCCTCACCAACTCTTCTGCCGGGAACGCCAACTCGCAACAGAAG GTTGTGATCCAGACCATCCCCACCATGATCCCAGCCACAGCCGAGAACGGGGACAAGATCACCGTCCAGCTGGCCAAGATCATCACAATCCCGGCGCACCAGTTGGCTCAGTGTCACCTCCAGACCTCCGCGGGCTCCAACAAGCCCGGCGTCGGGGGCTCCCCAGCAGGCATCAGCCTCCTCGGGAGCCCCCTGACGGTCCGGGCCCTCGCGCCCGTCAACGTCGGCCCGGGAACGCAGGTGATGAGACTCAGCGTGCCCACGCAACCACAGACTCTAGTGGTGTCGCAGGCGGGCAGCGGGGCGGGGGTCGTGACGGTGTCGGCGGCCAATCACGCGATGGCGTCGGCCAATCACGCGATGGCGTCACACCCTCGGATCATGAATTCCGTCATGGTCAACGGCTCGGAGCTCATGATAGGAGCGCCAGCAGCCGGAGGAGTCACAATGGAGAAGCTGAAGGCCGCAGGCGTCCAGCTCCAAACCGTGCAGTTGCCGGTGACAATGGCCATCCAGAAGAACCAGGGGAGCCCCAAAAGTGTCCCGAACGTCCAGTCAGATGCCGTGGACGCTGAGGTGGTTATCAAACTGCAAACGCCTGACGTGGCGATGAAGAGCGAAGAGCCCGAGTGTTGA
- the LOC116039540 gene encoding ETS-related transcription factor Elf-2 isoform X6, translating into MATLQHEGHENQLDLLIRAVEASVHGTSVHCSDKTFEAAEALLRMDSPSSLREDRSPAFIPPCIATPDFLHAAMRPDMITETEVEISTEEYCEEEDDDENIGTMMEDPEPDYEPVRKRRAGRKPKTHQSAISNGSLDLGIKKKPREGKAGSTTYLWEFLLDLLQDKNTCPRYIKWTQREKGIFKLVDSKAVSKLWGKHKNKPDMNYETMGRALRYYYQRGILAKVEGQRLVYQFKEMPKNIVIIDDDKAEMPYPDDLMGSESASYERVAPPSDMLLQDAELSSSKKPNILRGGNRANAAHPTVAAGSRTVAGGGAAAAMVAGIQRIVSVSGASDGSQIQQSHTAIIPTATGPRTVRVAMQVPVVMTTSLGQKISTVAVQQPTGTTGAAGHTTLLTNSSAGNANSQQKVVIQTIPTMIPATAENGDKITVQLAKIITIPAHQLAQCHLQTSAGSNKPGVGGSPAGISLLGSPLTVRALAPVNVGPGTQVMRLSVPTQPQTLVVSQAGSGAGVVTVSAANHAMASANHAMASHPRIMNSVMVNGSELMIGAPAAGGVTMEKLKAAGVQLQTVQLPVTMAIQKNQGSPKSVPNVQSDAVDAEVVIKLQTPDVAMKSEEPEC; encoded by the exons ATGGCGACTTTACAGCATGAGGGTCACGAAAACCAGCTCGATCTACTCATCAGAGCCG tggagGCTTCTGTCCATGGCACCAGCGTTCACTGCTCTGACAAGACCTTTGAGGCTGCAGAGGCTCTGCTTCGCATGGACTCACCTTCCAGCCTCAGAGAGGACCGTAGCCCAG CTTTTATCCCGCCTTGCATTGCGACGCCAGACTTCCTTCACGCCGCCATGCGTCCCGACATGATTACAGAGACCGAGGTGGAGATATCGACAGAGGAGTACTGCGAGGAGGAGGACGATGATGAGAATATTGGCACCATGATGGAAGACCCGGAGCCAGACTACGAGCCCGTCAGGAAGAGGAGAG CTGGACGGAAGCCAAAGACGCACCAGTCAGCTATTTCCAACGGCTCACTGGACCTGGGCATCAAGAAGAAACCAAGAGAAGGCAAAG CAGGAAGCACCACCTACCTATGGGAGTTCCTGTTGGACCTCCTCCAGGACAAGAACACCTGTCCCAGGTACATCAAGTGGACCCAGAGGGAGAAGGGCATCTTCAAACTGGTCGACTCAAAGGCTGTGTCCAAGCTGTGGGGCAAACACAAGAACAAGCCAGACATGAACTATGAGACCATGGGACGGGCACTCAG ATATTACTACCAGCGCGGCATCCTTGCCAAAGTAGAGGGCCAGCGGCTGGTTTACCAGTTCAAAGAGATGCCCAAAAACATAGTCATCATCGACGACGACAAGGCGGAGATGCCCTACCCCGACGACCTGATGGGCTCCGAGAGCGCATCCTACGAGCGCGTGGCGCCTCCGTCAGACATGCTGCTGCAGGATGCCGAGCTGTCATCCTCCAAGAAGCCCAACATCCTGCGGGGCGGGAACAGGGCCAACGCGGCCCACCCTACTGTCGCCGCTGGCAGCAGGACAGTGGCAGGAGGCGGCGCAGCAGCAGCGATGGTGGCGGGGATACAAAGGATAGTGTCTGTTTCAGGAGCATCGGATGGGAGTCAGATCCAGCAGTCGCACACGGCTATCATCCCTACCGCCACCGGGCCCAG GACGGTGCGGGTGGCAATGCAGGTGCCTGTCGTCATGACAACCTCACTGGGTCAGAAAATCTCCACTGTTGCCGTGCAGCAGCCCACAGGGACAACGGGGGCCGCCGGCCACACCACCCTCCTCACCAACTCTTCTGCCGGGAACGCCAACTCGCAACAGAAG GTTGTGATCCAGACCATCCCCACCATGATCCCAGCCACAGCCGAGAACGGGGACAAGATCACCGTCCAGCTGGCCAAGATCATCACAATCCCGGCGCACCAGTTGGCTCAGTGTCACCTCCAGACCTCCGCGGGCTCCAACAAGCCCGGCGTCGGGGGCTCCCCAGCAGGCATCAGCCTCCTCGGGAGCCCCCTGACGGTCCGGGCCCTCGCGCCCGTCAACGTCGGCCCGGGAACGCAGGTGATGAGACTCAGCGTGCCCACGCAACCACAGACTCTAGTGGTGTCGCAGGCGGGCAGCGGGGCGGGGGTCGTGACGGTGTCGGCGGCCAATCACGCGATGGCGTCGGCCAATCACGCGATGGCGTCACACCCTCGGATCATGAATTCCGTCATGGTCAACGGCTCGGAGCTCATGATAGGAGCGCCAGCAGCCGGAGGAGTCACAATGGAGAAGCTGAAGGCCGCAGGCGTCCAGCTCCAAACCGTGCAGTTGCCGGTGACAATGGCCATCCAGAAGAACCAGGGGAGCCCCAAAAGTGTCCCGAACGTCCAGTCAGATGCCGTGGACGCTGAGGTGGTTATCAAACTGCAAACGCCTGACGTGGCGATGAAGAGCGAAGAGCCCGAGTGTTGA
- the LOC116039540 gene encoding ETS-related transcription factor Elf-2 isoform X1, translating to MASVVLVDTGGTVVEYVAAEEDPEQEGECEVDLEFEGEVEGECEAEEAYEEVQDREEAEDYPAVIVEEVPGASMADEQGYSAQVFVCDDEAYLMQEVGDEQEVETEGEPVEASVHGTSVHCSDKTFEAAEALLRMDSPSSLREDRSPEAFIPPCIATPDFLHAAMRPDMITETEVEISTEEYCEEEDDDENIGTMMEDPEPDYEPVRKRRAGRKPKTHQSAISNGSLDLGIKKKPREGKAGSTTYLWEFLLDLLQDKNTCPRYIKWTQREKGIFKLVDSKAVSKLWGKHKNKPDMNYETMGRALRYYYQRGILAKVEGQRLVYQFKEMPKNIVIIDDDKAEMPYPDDLMGSESASYERVAPPSDMLLQDAELSSSKKPNILRGGNRANAAHPTVAAGSRTVAGGGAAAAMVAGIQRIVSVSGASDGSQIQQSHTAIIPTATGPRTVRVAMQVPVVMTTSLGQKISTVAVQQPTGTTGAAGHTTLLTNSSAGNANSQQKVVIQTIPTMIPATAENGDKITVQLAKIITIPAHQLAQCHLQTSAGSNKPGVGGSPAGISLLGSPLTVRALAPVNVGPGTQVMRLSVPTQPQTLVVSQAGSGAGVVTVSAANHAMASANHAMASHPRIMNSVMVNGSELMIGAPAAGGVTMEKLKAAGVQLQTVQLPVTMAIQKNQGSPKSVPNVQSDAVDAEVVIKLQTPDVAMKSEEPEC from the exons ATGGCCTCAGTGGTGCTGGTCGACACTGGTGGGACGGTGGTGGAGTATGTCGCAGCTGAAGAGGACCCCGAGCAG GAGGGAGAGTGTGAGGTGGACTTGGAGTTTGAAGGGGAGGTAGAAGGCGAGTGTGAAGCTGAGGAGGCCTATGAAGAAGtacaggacagagaggaggctGAGGATTACCCAGCAGTCATAGTGGAGGAGGTACCCGGCGCCAGCATGGCCGACGAGCAAGGTTACTCAGcccaggtgtttgtgtgtgacgaCGAGGCCTACCTGATGCAGGAAGTGGGCGATGAGCAGGAGGTGGAGACAGAAGGGGAGCCAG tggagGCTTCTGTCCATGGCACCAGCGTTCACTGCTCTGACAAGACCTTTGAGGCTGCAGAGGCTCTGCTTCGCATGGACTCACCTTCCAGCCTCAGAGAGGACCGTAGCCCAG AAGCTTTTATCCCGCCTTGCATTGCGACGCCAGACTTCCTTCACGCCGCCATGCGTCCCGACATGATTACAGAGACCGAGGTGGAGATATCGACAGAGGAGTACTGCGAGGAGGAGGACGATGATGAGAATATTGGCACCATGATGGAAGACCCGGAGCCAGACTACGAGCCCGTCAGGAAGAGGAGAG CTGGACGGAAGCCAAAGACGCACCAGTCAGCTATTTCCAACGGCTCACTGGACCTGGGCATCAAGAAGAAACCAAGAGAAGGCAAAG CAGGAAGCACCACCTACCTATGGGAGTTCCTGTTGGACCTCCTCCAGGACAAGAACACCTGTCCCAGGTACATCAAGTGGACCCAGAGGGAGAAGGGCATCTTCAAACTGGTCGACTCAAAGGCTGTGTCCAAGCTGTGGGGCAAACACAAGAACAAGCCAGACATGAACTATGAGACCATGGGACGGGCACTCAG ATATTACTACCAGCGCGGCATCCTTGCCAAAGTAGAGGGCCAGCGGCTGGTTTACCAGTTCAAAGAGATGCCCAAAAACATAGTCATCATCGACGACGACAAGGCGGAGATGCCCTACCCCGACGACCTGATGGGCTCCGAGAGCGCATCCTACGAGCGCGTGGCGCCTCCGTCAGACATGCTGCTGCAGGATGCCGAGCTGTCATCCTCCAAGAAGCCCAACATCCTGCGGGGCGGGAACAGGGCCAACGCGGCCCACCCTACTGTCGCCGCTGGCAGCAGGACAGTGGCAGGAGGCGGCGCAGCAGCAGCGATGGTGGCGGGGATACAAAGGATAGTGTCTGTTTCAGGAGCATCGGATGGGAGTCAGATCCAGCAGTCGCACACGGCTATCATCCCTACCGCCACCGGGCCCAG GACGGTGCGGGTGGCAATGCAGGTGCCTGTCGTCATGACAACCTCACTGGGTCAGAAAATCTCCACTGTTGCCGTGCAGCAGCCCACAGGGACAACGGGGGCCGCCGGCCACACCACCCTCCTCACCAACTCTTCTGCCGGGAACGCCAACTCGCAACAGAAG GTTGTGATCCAGACCATCCCCACCATGATCCCAGCCACAGCCGAGAACGGGGACAAGATCACCGTCCAGCTGGCCAAGATCATCACAATCCCGGCGCACCAGTTGGCTCAGTGTCACCTCCAGACCTCCGCGGGCTCCAACAAGCCCGGCGTCGGGGGCTCCCCAGCAGGCATCAGCCTCCTCGGGAGCCCCCTGACGGTCCGGGCCCTCGCGCCCGTCAACGTCGGCCCGGGAACGCAGGTGATGAGACTCAGCGTGCCCACGCAACCACAGACTCTAGTGGTGTCGCAGGCGGGCAGCGGGGCGGGGGTCGTGACGGTGTCGGCGGCCAATCACGCGATGGCGTCGGCCAATCACGCGATGGCGTCACACCCTCGGATCATGAATTCCGTCATGGTCAACGGCTCGGAGCTCATGATAGGAGCGCCAGCAGCCGGAGGAGTCACAATGGAGAAGCTGAAGGCCGCAGGCGTCCAGCTCCAAACCGTGCAGTTGCCGGTGACAATGGCCATCCAGAAGAACCAGGGGAGCCCCAAAAGTGTCCCGAACGTCCAGTCAGATGCCGTGGACGCTGAGGTGGTTATCAAACTGCAAACGCCTGACGTGGCGATGAAGAGCGAAGAGCCCGAGTGTTGA